From Temnothorax longispinosus isolate EJ_2023e chromosome 3, Tlon_JGU_v1, whole genome shotgun sequence, one genomic window encodes:
- the LOC139809473 gene encoding coiled-coil domain-containing protein 115, producing the protein MDKNIDVLSEEIDELMLRKLELIEEKVRGNIQMETLLKDGHIELAKAKYIRGKENISMLQVPNKEDTVTSLFDLETKTTDEDNDTVPCFDISFKKLSDDADGPGDPIKWFGVLVPQNLRNSQKRFQESIYHATKIANVQAELISVLSKLKTLCIQKDSLCSPNGIKT; encoded by the coding sequence ATGGATAAAAACATAGATGTTTTATCAGAAGAAATTGACGAGTTGATGTTAcgtaaattagaattaatagaGGAAAAAGTCCGTGGAAATATTCAAATGGAAACTTTGCTGAAGGATGGTCACATTGAATTGGCAAAAGCGAAATATATTCGTGGAAAGGAGAATATCAGTATGTTACAGGTTCCAAACAAAGAAGATACAGTGACGTCCTTGTTTGATTTGGAAACTAAAACAACAGATGAAGATAATGATACTGTACCATGTTTTGACATcagttttaaaaagttaagcGATGACGCAGATGGACCAGGGGATCCTATAAAATGGTTCGGCGTACTAGTCCCGCAAAACTTGAGGAACAGTCAGAAACGTTTCCAGGAATCCATCTATCATGCAACGAAGATAGCAAATGTACAGGCAGAGCTCATTTCTGTACTTTCCAAGCTTAAGACATTGTGTATCCAAAAAGATAGTTTATGTTCTCCAAATGGTATTAAAACTTAA
- the Tum gene encoding rac GTPase-activating protein 1: MTSLSLLATYDELVRCTNVLVNGSCEEEFLQFAESQEEMRQKWLESVQECQRLHSALDKAHNEIADFDRKLRHARRNLEEENRKRRAAEEQRDLLEKQIATARDFLFNDKGKNINDETREKLQFLNNTSLNRQSSMHTQDMPFDKLNTIAELNSTGSLLSDLNCLSRSEDDLEISNILQKQKKREWKEHRPSSEYSKKHRRSALHKATELNPSDRIVATTTVVMPKDGTITASSTIEAIPGDENADPQIPLHNSRKRRKSSTEHNKSKLSHIDVNEMPIDIAPSAPKADILTSTSDSEDVCKPSPNIGGYTMNTKMSRNHNFIAKNIYGKTEMCTACGKKIRWGKPMQKCRDCRATAHIECKNSVPLPCIPTGNTPTLRGSTIADYTPMTSPMVPSIVVHCINEVELRGMNEQGLYRVNGAAADVRSLKDKFLKNKGAPNLSNVDIATICSTLKDFLRSLEPLITVGLRKDFTRATQLEDKQDADAALYQAISELPQPNRDTLAFLMLHLQRVSSSAECKMPISNLAKVFAPTLVGFNSQEPSLNEIKPQVAIVESLLQIPSDYWATYVNPTNLNGINTPKTGELKHTPSVESLLKRSISRGFFNTPLSSSRSFVRRNKKYFATPPSKIGY, from the exons ATGACGTCGTTGTCACTTTTAGCTACATATGACGAGCTGGTGAGATGTACGAACGTCTTGGTAAATGGATCCTGCGAGGAAG AATTCCTGCAATTCGCTGAAAGTCAAGAGGAGATGAGACAGAAATGGCTGGAGTCGGTACAAGAATGTCAACGACTTCATTCGGCTTTGGACAAGGCTCATAACGAAATTGCGGATTTCGATAGAAAACTGCGTCATGCAAGAAGAAACTTGGAAGAGGAGAACCGCAAGCGTCGTGCAGCTGAGGAACAGAGAGATCTTTTG GAAAAACAAATTGCTACAGCCAGGGATTTCCTGTTTAATGACAAagggaaaaatataaatgatgaaACAAGAGAGAAATTGCAATTTCTTAATAACACTTCATTGAATCGTCAAAGTAGCATGCATACTCAAGACATGCCTTTCGACAA GCTTAACACGATAGCGGAATTGAATTCCACTGGCTCGTTATTGAGTGACCTGAACTGCCTATCGAGATCAGAAGATGACTTGGAGATCagcaatattttgcaaaagcAGAAAAAACGAGAGTGGAAAGAGCATCGCCCCAGTAGCGAATATTCCAAGAAGCATCGTCGCAGCGCATTGCACAAAGCTACTGAATTAAACCCTTCTGATAGAATAGTAGCGACTACTACCGTAGTTATGCCAAAGGATGGTACAATTACTGCATCGTCCACGATTGAGGCTATACCCGGTGATGAAAACGCAGATCCCCAGATACCCTTACACAATTCACGCAAGCGGCGTAAGAGTAGTACGGAACATAACAAATCAAAATTGTCGCACATCGATGTTAACGAAATGCCAATCGATATAGCG cCATCAGCACCAAAGGCTGATATTCTCACATCGACTTCAGACTCGGAGGATGTCTGTAAACCAAGTCCAAATATTGGTGGCTATACCATGAATACAAAAATGTCGAggaatcataattttatagccaaaaatatttatggcaAAACGGAAATGTGCACAGCTTGTGGAAAAAA aatcCGATGGGGAAAGCCCATGCAGAAGTGCAGAGATTGTAGAGCTACGGCTCATATTGAGTGCAAAAATTCAGTACCACTACCATGTATCCCAACGGGAAATACGCCTACGTTACGCGGC AGCACTATAGCTGATTATACACCTATGACATCACCTATGGTACCTTCCATAGTAGTTCACTGCATAAACGAGGTTGAATTACGTGGAATGAACGAGCAAGGATTATACAGAGTGAACGGAGCAGCCGCAGATGTCAGGAGTCTTAAAGATAAATTCCTAAAAAACAAAGGGGCTCCGAATCTTTCTAACGTCGATATTGCGACTATCTGCTCTACTTTGAAAGATTTTCTCAG atccTTAGAGCCACTGATCACCGTCGGTTTGAGGAAAGACTTCACACGCGCGACACAACTTGAGGACAAACAGGACGCTGACGCCGCTCTTTATCAAGCAATATCAGAACTACCGCAACCAAACCGAGATACTCTGGCCTTTTTGATGTTACATTTACAGAGAGTATCGAGTAGCGCTGAATGTAAGATGCCCATCAGTAATCTCGCCAAGGTCTTTGCACCAACCTTAGTCGGTTTCAACTCGCAGGAACCATCTCTAAACGAAATTAAACCTCAAGTTGCG ATAGTGGAGAGTTTACTTCAAATTCCATCTGATTATTGGGCAACTTACGTGAACCCTACAAACTTGAATGGCATTAACACTCCGAAAACGGGAGAATTAAAACATACGCCATCCGTAGAGTCACTTCTCAAGCGTAGTATCTCCCGGGGTTTTTTCAATACACCTCTCAGTTCTAG CCGCTCTTTTGTGAGGagaaacaagaaatattttgctacACCACCCTCTAAAATAGGATACTAA
- the Tyrrs-m gene encoding tyrosine--tRNA ligase, mitochondrial isoform X1, which produces MNARSLLRLCSTVRNVNVYKRRFYCSRNVLELHERGMYEDIFPDTSTNEIVDLLKKSSQCVYAGFDPTADSLHVGNLLVLMNLLHWQRAGHQVIALVGGATGLIGDPSHRKSERVEMERHLIEENIKCIAKNIETIFNNHKDYFWKNKETKLKPLIIINNLDWYTNVNVIEFVRSIGKYFRMGTMLGRSSVQSRLNSDVGMSFTEFTYQVFQAYDWLQLMKNYKCRFQIGGSDQMGNIMSGYDLITKSLRKEVYGLTLPLITAEGGKKFGKSLLNAVWLSPTKSSSFQLYQYFIRTKDSDVEKFLKLFTFIPLNKITEIVNGHMNDPEQRRAQKLLAEQVTLLAHGEDGLLAAKRASAALYDKSIESFVRLNASELTDVFEGATIVEILSEPGITVYELAKKAKCFKTDHDAERIITAGGFYVNHQKITNLNEVIVPGIHILSNNISLLRVGKKTYHIVRWQ; this is translated from the exons ATGAACGCACGTTCTTTATTAAGGTTATGTTCCACCGTCAGAAACGTTAATGTTTATAAACGCAGATTTTACTGCAGCAGAAATGTATTGGAACTTCATGAGAGGGGCATGTACGAGGATATATTTCCCGATACTAGTAC AAATGAAATAGTAGATTTACTGAAAAAGTCATCCCAATGCGTCTATGCTGGCTTCGATCCAACAGCAGATAGTTTACATGTCGGCAATCTACTCGTCCTGATGAATCTCCTGCATTGGCAAAGAGCGGGACATCAAGTTATAGCCTTAGTAGGAGGAGCTACAGGTTTGATAGGTGATCCTAGTCATAGGAAATCTGAACGCGTCGAAATGGAAAGGCATTTAATCGAGGAGAACATCAAATGCATCGCAAAGAACATAGAGACCATATTTAACAATCACAAGGATTACTTTTGGAAAAACAAGGAAACGAAGCTGAAACctctaattataataaacaatttggaCTGGTACACAAACGTAAACGTCATTGAATTTGTCAGAAGTATTGGAAAGTATTTTCGAATGGGCACAATGCTGGGCAGATCTTCCGTCCAGTCGCGATTGAACTCCGACGTAGGGATGAGTTTCACTGAATTCACGTATCAAGTATTCCAAGCGTATGATTGGCTTCAGttgatgaaaaattacaagtgTCGCTTCCAAATTGGCGGCAGTGACCAAATGGGTAATATCATGTCTGGATACGACCTGATCACAAAAAGTCTGAGAAAAGAAGTTTACGGCCTAACGTTGCCGCTTATAACAGCTGAAGGTGGAAAGAAATTTGGAAAGTCTCTTTTGAACGCGGTATGGCTGTCTCCGACAAAATCCTCGAGCTTCCAGCTGTATCAGTATTTCATCAGAACCAAAGATTCCGACGtcgaaaaattcttaaaactaTTCACATTTATACCgttgaataaaattactgAAATTGTGAACGGTCATATGAACGATCCGGAACAGAGAAGggcacaaaaattattagcgGAGCAAGTTACGCTTTTAGCACACGgag AGGATGGATTGCTGGCCGCAAAGCGCGCTTCTGCAGCATTGTATGATAAATCAATTGAATCATTTGTAAGATTAAATGCATCGGAACTAACAGATGTGTTCGAAGGCGCAACCATAGTAGAGATCTTATCTGAGCCCGGGATCACCGTGTACGAGCTAGCAAAGAAGGCAAAATGCTTTAAAACCGATCACGATGCTGAACGAATCATAACAGCGGGCGGATTTTATGTaaatcatcaaaaaattactaatttaaaTGAAGTAATTGTACCTGGCATCCATATactaagtaataatatatcattgcTCAGAGTTGGTAAAAAGACGTATCACATAGTTCGATggcaatga
- the Tyrrs-m gene encoding tyrosine--tRNA ligase, mitochondrial isoform X2, with protein MNLLHWQRAGHQVIALVGGATGLIGDPSHRKSERVEMERHLIEENIKCIAKNIETIFNNHKDYFWKNKETKLKPLIIINNLDWYTNVNVIEFVRSIGKYFRMGTMLGRSSVQSRLNSDVGMSFTEFTYQVFQAYDWLQLMKNYKCRFQIGGSDQMGNIMSGYDLITKSLRKEVYGLTLPLITAEGGKKFGKSLLNAVWLSPTKSSSFQLYQYFIRTKDSDVEKFLKLFTFIPLNKITEIVNGHMNDPEQRRAQKLLAEQVTLLAHGEDGLLAAKRASAALYDKSIESFVRLNASELTDVFEGATIVEILSEPGITVYELAKKAKCFKTDHDAERIITAGGFYVNHQKITNLNEVIVPGIHILSNNISLLRVGKKTYHIVRWQ; from the exons ATGAATCTCCTGCATTGGCAAAGAGCGGGACATCAAGTTATAGCCTTAGTAGGAGGAGCTACAGGTTTGATAGGTGATCCTAGTCATAGGAAATCTGAACGCGTCGAAATGGAAAGGCATTTAATCGAGGAGAACATCAAATGCATCGCAAAGAACATAGAGACCATATTTAACAATCACAAGGATTACTTTTGGAAAAACAAGGAAACGAAGCTGAAACctctaattataataaacaatttggaCTGGTACACAAACGTAAACGTCATTGAATTTGTCAGAAGTATTGGAAAGTATTTTCGAATGGGCACAATGCTGGGCAGATCTTCCGTCCAGTCGCGATTGAACTCCGACGTAGGGATGAGTTTCACTGAATTCACGTATCAAGTATTCCAAGCGTATGATTGGCTTCAGttgatgaaaaattacaagtgTCGCTTCCAAATTGGCGGCAGTGACCAAATGGGTAATATCATGTCTGGATACGACCTGATCACAAAAAGTCTGAGAAAAGAAGTTTACGGCCTAACGTTGCCGCTTATAACAGCTGAAGGTGGAAAGAAATTTGGAAAGTCTCTTTTGAACGCGGTATGGCTGTCTCCGACAAAATCCTCGAGCTTCCAGCTGTATCAGTATTTCATCAGAACCAAAGATTCCGACGtcgaaaaattcttaaaactaTTCACATTTATACCgttgaataaaattactgAAATTGTGAACGGTCATATGAACGATCCGGAACAGAGAAGggcacaaaaattattagcgGAGCAAGTTACGCTTTTAGCACACGgag AGGATGGATTGCTGGCCGCAAAGCGCGCTTCTGCAGCATTGTATGATAAATCAATTGAATCATTTGTAAGATTAAATGCATCGGAACTAACAGATGTGTTCGAAGGCGCAACCATAGTAGAGATCTTATCTGAGCCCGGGATCACCGTGTACGAGCTAGCAAAGAAGGCAAAATGCTTTAAAACCGATCACGATGCTGAACGAATCATAACAGCGGGCGGATTTTATGTaaatcatcaaaaaattactaatttaaaTGAAGTAATTGTACCTGGCATCCATATactaagtaataatatatcattgcTCAGAGTTGGTAAAAAGACGTATCACATAGTTCGATggcaatga
- the LOC139809472 gene encoding guanine nucleotide-binding protein subunit beta-like protein 1 has product MSRPPDPKFLLRGDMDEDVHSLLFSINSDVEHLYAGDGKGTVHIWDLKTNRIKYQLSDGWSPCFNLHTTNETDLIVQRRHGVIDVYKISESKWILDKSTNYEFCSFCRSQLLSEKDAVLIPLDNSTVGILSLKTFKVESTLDPSKLSYNDKLGMVMAMKPLVDTNGLILVAYEGGKLLLWDMRKNDVLSSLTVEQYPMTFNFDASLMQGILGSASEKLETFEMSPNHTLSHKSTRLLEHVSGIATLSVRPDKKIVTAGCWDGRLMLFSWKKLRPLAILKEHRASIYDIVYSQCKVEAYDTKCLMAATGKGGYISMWDIYN; this is encoded by the exons ATGTCGAGACCCCCGGATCCGAAATTTCTGCTGCGCGGCGACATGGATGAGGACGTTCACAGTTTGTTGTTCTCGATTAATTCTGATGTCGAGCATCTCTACGCTGGCGATGGAAAGGGCACAGTTCACATTTGGGATTTAAAA ACGAACaggataaaatatcaattgtcAGATGGATGGAGTCCATGctttaatttacatacaaCTAATGAGACTGATTTAATAGTACAACGAAGACACGGAGTGATTGATGTGTACAAAATAAGTGAATCAAAGTGGATATTAGACAAAAGCACCAATTATGAATTTTGCAGTTTTTGCAG GTCTCAATTGTTATCTGAGAAGGATGCAGTGTTGATTCCACTTGACAATTCCACAGTAGGGATATTATCATTGAAAACGTTCAAAGTGGAGTCAACATTAGACCCGTCCAAACTGTCCTACAATGACAAATTAGGTATGGTAATGGCGATGAAACCGTTGGTGGATACGAATGGCTTGATTCTAGTTGCTTACGAGGGCGGGAAATTATTGTTGTGGGACATGAGGAAGAACGATGTCCTCAGTTCTCTCACCGTGGAACAATATCCAATGACTTTCAATTTTGACGCCTCCTTGATGCAAGGCATTCTTGGTAGCGCGTCAGAGAAATTGGAG acttTCGAAATGTCACCGAATCATACTTTATCTCACAAATCTACGAGACTCTTGGAGCATGTTTCTGGCATAGCCACTCTTTCTGTAAGACCGGACAAAAAGATTGTCACAGCTGGCTGTTGGGACGGACGTTTGATGTTGTTCTCTTGGAAGAAATTACGGCCACTTGCGATATTAAAAGAACACAGAGCAAGTATATACGACATTGTTTATTCGCAATGTAAAGTCGAAGCTTACGATACCAAGTGTTTAATGGCAGCGACTGGCAAAGGTGGCTATATATCTATGtgggatatatataattag